The Tamandua tetradactyla isolate mTamTet1 chromosome 8, mTamTet1.pri, whole genome shotgun sequence genome includes a window with the following:
- the LOC143644732 gene encoding LOW QUALITY PROTEIN: BTB/POZ domain-containing protein KCTD21-like (The sequence of the model RefSeq protein was modified relative to this genomic sequence to represent the inferred CDS: substituted 1 base at 1 genomic stop codon): MSDPITLNVGGKLYTTSLATLSSFPDSMLGAMFSGKMPTKRDSQGNCFIDHDGKVFRYILNFLRTSHLDLPEDFQEMGLLRREADFYQVQLLIEALEEKEVDLSKAEKNAMLNITLNQHVXMVHFTVGEAPQIYSLSSSSMEVLNANIFSTSGVFLKLLGSKFFYCSNGNLSSITSHLQDPNHLTLDWVANVEGLPQEEYTKQNLKRLWVVPANKQINSFQVFVEEVLKIALSDGFCIDSSHSHALDFMNNKIIRLIRYR, translated from the coding sequence ATGTCTGACCCCATCACACTGAACGTTGGGGGCAAACTCTATACAACCTCTCTGGCAACGCTGAGCAGCTTTCCTGACTCCATGCTGGGTGCCATGTTCAGTGGGAAAATGCCCACAAAGAGAGACAGCCAGGGAAACTGCTTCATTGACCATGACGGCAAAGTGTTCCGCTACATCCTCAATTTCCTGCGAACCTCCCACCTGGACTTGCCTGAGGACTTCCAGGAAATGGGGCTGCTCCGCAGGGAGGCCGACTTCTACCAGGTGCAGCTCCTGATTGAGGCCTTAGAGGAAAAGGAGGTGGATCTCTCCAAGGCAGAGAAGAATGCTATGCTCAACATCACACTTAACCAGCATGTGTAGATGGTCCACTTTACTGTGGGCGAGGCCCCTCAGATATACAGCCTTTCCTCCTCCAGCATGGAGGTCTTAAATGCCAACATCTTCAGCACCTCTGGCGTCTTCCTCAAACTTCTTGGCTCCAAGTTCTTCTACTGCTCTAATGGTAACCTCTCCTCCATTACCAGCCACTTGCAGGATCCCAATCACCTGACTCTGGACTGGGTGGCCAATGTGGAGGGCCTACCACAGGAGGAGTACACCAAGCAGAACCTCAAGAGGCTCTGGGTGGTGCCTGCCAACAAGCAGATCAACAGCTTCCAGGTCTTCGTGGAGGAGGTGCTGAAAATTGCTCTGAGTGATGGCTTCTGCATTGATTCTTCTCACTCACATGCTCTGGATTTTATGAATAATAAGATTATCCGATTAATAAGATACAGGTAA